The following coding sequences lie in one Enterococcus sp. 9E7_DIV0242 genomic window:
- a CDS encoding ABC transporter ATP-binding protein, which yields MEAVLTIENLHQYFERGTVNENHVLKGINLTINKGEFITIIGGNGAGKSTLLNSIAGTLPIEEGKMIMNKKDITKQKVMTRSKQISRVFQDPKMGTAVRLTVEENMALAMKRGKKRGLGSGVRKSDRAFFKEHLAKLNLNLENRLTAEIGLLSGGQRQAITLLMATLIQPELILLDEHTAALDPKTSVTVMELTDRLIKEQQLTAFMVTHNMEDAIRYGNRLIMLHQGNIVVDVPAEEKKHLTVNELMEMFHKNSGTELKDDQLLLV from the coding sequence ATGGAAGCTGTATTGACCATTGAAAACCTGCATCAATATTTTGAAAGAGGAACGGTTAACGAAAACCATGTTTTGAAAGGGATCAACCTAACAATCAACAAAGGGGAATTCATCACGATCATCGGTGGAAATGGTGCTGGAAAATCCACCTTGCTTAACAGTATTGCCGGCACGTTACCTATAGAAGAAGGCAAAATGATCATGAATAAAAAAGATATCACTAAACAAAAAGTCATGACTCGCTCAAAACAAATCAGTCGTGTCTTTCAAGACCCTAAAATGGGGACCGCTGTTAGATTGACTGTGGAAGAAAACATGGCACTGGCAATGAAACGTGGAAAAAAACGCGGCCTGGGTAGCGGCGTTCGTAAAAGTGATCGTGCATTTTTCAAAGAGCACTTAGCCAAGCTGAACCTAAATCTGGAAAACCGTCTGACTGCCGAAATTGGGCTCCTTTCCGGCGGACAGCGTCAGGCAATCACATTACTGATGGCAACCTTGATTCAGCCTGAGCTGATTTTATTGGATGAGCATACAGCCGCTTTGGACCCTAAAACATCCGTCACAGTTATGGAACTGACTGATCGACTGATCAAAGAACAACAACTGACGGCGTTTATGGTTACGCACAACATGGAGGATGCTATTCGGTATGGTAATCGTCTGATTATGCTGCATCAAGGAAACATCGTCGTAGATGTTCCGGCAGAAGAAAAGAAACATTTAACGGTCAATGAATTGATGGAGATGTTCCACAAAAACAGTGGTACAGAACTGAAGGATGACCAGCTCCTGTTAGTTTGA
- a CDS encoding ABC transporter substrate-binding protein, giving the protein MMKKKLIGLSLLATAAVVLGACGNNDEKKDSGSNSDSVTIGVLQPVEHGSLDAAYEGFKEGLAENGYTEGENVTFEYSNAQNDQSQLKSMSEKLVKSKPELLLGIGTPAAQSLLNETTDIPMVVTAVTDLVGAKLVKSDDKPGGNVTGTTDMVSIEKQIELLLSIVPDAKTIGIMYNAGEANSKIQADLAEEALKKAGVSVKVLTANSTNDVQQVTTSLAKDVDGIYIPTDNTFASASAVIGDVAKEQKIPIVPASIDQVKEGGLATIGIDYHSLGKQTGAMAAKILKGDAEPATMPVESADELELYVNEDMAKALDIDPESIQAPK; this is encoded by the coding sequence ATGATGAAAAAGAAATTAATTGGATTAAGTTTATTAGCAACAGCAGCAGTCGTTCTTGGCGCCTGTGGCAACAACGATGAGAAGAAAGACAGCGGCAGCAATAGCGATAGTGTCACGATCGGCGTATTACAGCCTGTTGAGCACGGTTCTTTAGACGCCGCTTACGAAGGGTTTAAAGAAGGCCTTGCTGAAAATGGCTATACCGAAGGTGAAAATGTGACGTTTGAATACAGTAACGCCCAAAATGACCAGTCACAATTAAAATCAATGAGCGAAAAACTGGTGAAATCAAAGCCTGAACTGCTCCTTGGTATCGGAACACCAGCAGCTCAGTCATTATTGAACGAAACCACTGATATTCCCATGGTCGTGACAGCAGTGACTGATCTAGTCGGTGCCAAACTAGTGAAATCAGATGACAAACCTGGCGGCAACGTCACAGGGACAACAGATATGGTTTCGATTGAAAAACAAATCGAATTGCTTTTAAGCATCGTACCTGATGCTAAAACCATCGGGATCATGTATAACGCCGGTGAAGCAAACTCGAAAATCCAAGCAGATTTAGCTGAAGAAGCGCTGAAAAAAGCAGGCGTCAGTGTTAAAGTATTGACGGCGAACTCAACCAATGATGTGCAACAGGTAACGACTAGTTTGGCAAAAGACGTAGATGGCATCTACATTCCTACAGATAACACCTTCGCCTCTGCTTCCGCAGTAATCGGTGATGTTGCGAAGGAACAAAAAATCCCAATCGTCCCTGCCTCTATCGACCAAGTAAAAGAAGGTGGACTGGCGACTATCGGGATCGACTATCATTCTTTAGGAAAACAAACAGGCGCAATGGCCGCAAAAATCCTGAAAGGCGATGCTGAACCAGCAACTATGCCTGTTGAAAGTGCGGATGAACTAGAGCTATATGTCAATGAAGATATGGCAAAAGCTTTAGACATTGACCCAGAAAGCATCCAAGCACCCAAATAA
- a CDS encoding ABC transporter permease — MIDILLSSTSQGLLWSLLAIGVFLTYRILDIADLTTEGSFPLGGAVAAVILVKEPETWPSFLQPILTSHPLVLPVLALIIAFIAGALAGLVSGILHTKLKIPALLAGIITMTGLYSINSRIMGAPNISLLGAETIFSQAQKLGVDKVTSVILVGLVVVMLVIGLLTLFFKTEIGLATRATGDNIDMSQANGINTDRMKMIGYMLSNGCIALSGALLIQNNNFADLNSGIGTIVIGLASIIIAEVLLRNRPLFSRMLTIVVGAILYRFILALVLEFNVDPTDLKLFSALILVLCLSSPLIQKKLKLPKKGGAR, encoded by the coding sequence TTGATAGATATTTTACTTTCTTCAACCTCACAGGGACTCTTATGGTCGTTATTGGCAATTGGTGTTTTCCTGACTTACCGTATTCTTGATATTGCCGATTTAACAACTGAGGGTAGTTTCCCTTTAGGCGGAGCGGTGGCAGCCGTGATACTAGTCAAAGAGCCAGAAACCTGGCCGTCCTTTCTACAACCGATTCTAACAAGTCATCCATTGGTGCTTCCCGTATTAGCCCTTATTATTGCTTTCATTGCAGGCGCGTTGGCTGGCTTAGTTTCGGGTATTCTGCATACAAAACTGAAAATTCCCGCTTTACTGGCTGGGATTATTACTATGACCGGTTTGTATAGTATCAATTCCCGAATCATGGGTGCACCAAACATTTCTCTCTTAGGTGCAGAAACGATTTTTTCTCAAGCGCAAAAGCTTGGCGTTGATAAAGTAACGAGCGTCATCCTCGTAGGTTTGGTTGTTGTCATGCTCGTAATCGGACTGCTGACACTATTCTTCAAAACAGAAATTGGTTTGGCGACTCGTGCAACGGGTGATAATATCGACATGAGTCAAGCCAATGGAATCAATACAGATCGAATGAAAATGATCGGCTACATGCTGTCCAATGGCTGTATCGCGTTATCCGGTGCTCTACTGATCCAAAACAATAACTTTGCCGATCTGAACTCTGGAATCGGAACAATCGTTATTGGGCTGGCTTCTATCATTATTGCGGAAGTATTACTTAGAAACAGACCGCTATTTTCCCGTATGCTCACTATTGTTGTGGGTGCGATTTTATACCGCTTCATTCTGGCATTGGTACTGGAATTCAATGTCGATCCGACAGACCTGAAATTATTCTCTGCACTGATTCTTGTGTTGTGTCTGTCTTCACCACTTATCCAGAAAAAACTGAAACTGCCTAAAAAAGGAGGTGCCCGCTAA
- the rpoC gene encoding DNA-directed RNA polymerase subunit beta', with protein sequence MIDVNKFESMQIGLASPEKIRSWSYGEVKKPETINYRTLKPEREGLFCERIFGPTKDWECACGKYKRIRYKGIVCDRCGVEVTRSKVRRERMGHIELAAPVSHIWYFKGIPSRMGLVLDMSPRALEEIIYFASYVVIDAGDTGLEKKQLLTEREYREKRDQYGQGFSAAMGAEAIKQLLDAVDPDSEVTSLKEELKTAQGQKRTRAIRRLDILEAFRASGNLPSWMVMDVIPVIPPDLRPMVQLEGGRFATSDLNDLYRRVINRNNRLKRLLDLNAPSIIVQNEKRMLQEAVDALIDNGRRGRPVTGPGNRPLKSLSHMLKGKQGRFRQNLLGKRVDYSGRSVIVVGPNLKMYQCGLPKEMAIELFKPFVMRVLVQREIATNIKNAKRKIERGEDEVWDILEEVIQEHPVLLNRAPTLHRLGIQAFEPVLVEGRAIRLHPLVCEAYNADFDGDQMAVHVPLNEEAQAEARMLMLAAQNILNPKDGKPVVTPSQDMVLGNYYLTMEEEDREGEGMVFRDMNEAVLAWRNGYVHLHSRIGVQTTLLGDKPFTDWQKERLLITTVGKIIFNEIMPIEFPYLNEPTDYNLTVQTPDKYFVEAGTDVPTYIKEQELVLPFKKKNLGNIIAEVFKRFHITETSKMLDRMKDLGYKHSTHAGITVGIADISVLSEKEEIIDTAHKQVETITKQFRRGLITDDERYERVIAVWNGAKDEIQLKLIESMDAKNPIFMMSDSGARGNISNFTQLAGMRGLMAAPNGRIMELPIISNFREGLSVLEMFISTHGARKGMTDTALKTADSGYLTRRLVDVAQDVIIREDDCGTDRGLEIAAIKEGNEIIEALEERLLGRYTRKAILNPETKDVIIGADELITEDIAKEIVDAGVEKVTIRSVFTCNTKHGVCKHCYGRNLATGSGVEVGEAVGTIAAQSIGEPGTQLTMRTFHTGGVAGDDITQGLPRVQEIFEARNPKGQAVITEVTGEVIDISEDPATRQKEVTIKGKTDTRTYTVPYTARMKVAEGDTIHRGEPLTEGSIDPKQLLQVRDVLSVENYLLREVQRVYRMQGVEIGDKHIEVMVRQMLRKVRVMDPGDTEILPGTLLDIAEFKDRNYDTLVAGGVPATSRPVLLGITKASLETNSFLSAASFQETTRVLTDAAIRGKKDPLLGLKENVIIGKIIPAGTGMARYRNMEPKEVKVASENVYSISDIEAQMAAEDALNELNK encoded by the coding sequence TTGATCGATGTAAATAAATTCGAGAGCATGCAGATCGGCTTAGCTTCGCCTGAGAAGATCAGAAGCTGGTCGTACGGGGAAGTAAAAAAACCTGAAACGATTAACTATCGTACTCTTAAGCCTGAACGTGAAGGCTTGTTCTGTGAACGGATTTTCGGTCCTACCAAAGACTGGGAATGTGCTTGTGGAAAATATAAACGTATTCGTTACAAAGGTATCGTCTGTGACCGATGTGGTGTAGAAGTGACTCGTTCTAAAGTTCGTCGTGAACGTATGGGTCATATCGAATTAGCTGCACCTGTTTCACATATCTGGTACTTCAAAGGTATTCCGTCTCGTATGGGTCTTGTTTTAGATATGAGTCCCCGTGCGCTGGAGGAAATCATCTATTTTGCTTCTTATGTTGTAATCGATGCAGGCGATACAGGCTTGGAGAAAAAACAACTGCTGACAGAGCGTGAGTATCGTGAAAAACGTGACCAGTATGGTCAAGGATTCTCAGCTGCAATGGGTGCAGAAGCAATCAAACAGTTACTAGATGCTGTTGATCCTGATAGTGAAGTTACTTCATTGAAGGAAGAGCTGAAAACAGCTCAAGGACAAAAGAGAACACGTGCAATCCGCCGTTTGGATATTCTGGAAGCGTTCCGCGCCTCTGGCAATCTGCCGAGCTGGATGGTCATGGATGTTATCCCAGTTATTCCTCCGGATCTTCGTCCGATGGTTCAATTGGAAGGTGGACGTTTTGCAACAAGTGATTTGAACGACTTATACCGTCGTGTAATCAACCGTAACAACCGTCTGAAACGTCTATTGGATCTGAATGCACCAAGTATCATTGTTCAAAATGAAAAACGGATGCTTCAAGAAGCGGTTGATGCGTTGATCGATAATGGTCGTCGTGGTCGTCCTGTTACTGGACCGGGTAACCGTCCATTGAAATCTCTTTCTCATATGTTGAAAGGGAAACAAGGACGTTTCCGTCAGAACTTGCTAGGTAAACGTGTTGACTATTCTGGTCGTTCAGTTATCGTAGTAGGACCAAACTTGAAGATGTATCAGTGTGGTCTACCGAAAGAAATGGCGATCGAGCTGTTCAAACCATTCGTTATGCGTGTATTGGTTCAACGCGAAATTGCAACGAATATCAAGAATGCAAAACGTAAAATTGAGCGTGGTGAAGATGAAGTATGGGATATTCTGGAAGAAGTTATTCAAGAACATCCAGTTTTACTGAACAGGGCACCTACATTGCACAGACTGGGTATCCAAGCATTTGAGCCAGTATTGGTCGAAGGGCGTGCTATTCGTCTGCATCCATTGGTTTGTGAAGCGTATAATGCCGATTTCGATGGAGACCAAATGGCGGTCCATGTACCGTTGAATGAAGAAGCTCAAGCAGAAGCACGTATGCTGATGCTAGCTGCTCAAAACATCTTGAATCCGAAAGATGGAAAACCAGTTGTAACACCGTCTCAGGATATGGTCTTGGGTAACTACTACTTGACGATGGAAGAAGAAGATCGTGAAGGTGAAGGTATGGTCTTCCGTGATATGAACGAAGCTGTACTGGCATGGCGTAATGGTTATGTCCATCTACATTCTCGTATCGGTGTTCAAACAACGTTATTGGGTGACAAACCGTTTACAGACTGGCAAAAAGAACGTCTGTTGATTACTACTGTAGGGAAGATTATTTTCAATGAGATCATGCCTATAGAGTTCCCTTACTTGAATGAACCGACAGATTACAACTTGACTGTTCAGACACCGGATAAATACTTTGTGGAAGCTGGAACAGATGTCCCAACTTACATTAAAGAGCAAGAACTGGTTCTGCCGTTCAAGAAGAAAAACCTTGGAAATATCATTGCAGAAGTCTTCAAGAGATTCCATATCACTGAAACTTCTAAAATGCTTGACCGTATGAAAGACCTTGGATACAAGCATTCTACGCATGCCGGTATTACCGTTGGTATCGCTGATATCAGTGTTCTTAGTGAAAAAGAAGAAATTATTGATACAGCACATAAACAAGTAGAAACAATTACGAAACAATTCCGCCGTGGTCTAATTACAGATGACGAGCGTTATGAACGTGTTATTGCTGTTTGGAACGGTGCAAAAGACGAGATCCAGTTGAAACTGATTGAAAGTATGGATGCAAAAAATCCAATCTTCATGATGTCAGATTCCGGAGCCCGTGGTAACATCTCCAACTTTACTCAGCTTGCTGGGATGCGTGGATTGATGGCCGCACCAAACGGACGTATCATGGAATTGCCGATCATCTCGAATTTCCGTGAAGGACTATCTGTCTTGGAAATGTTTATCTCTACCCATGGAGCCCGTAAAGGGATGACCGATACAGCCTTGAAGACAGCCGATTCAGGTTACCTGACTCGTCGTCTGGTTGATGTGGCACAGGATGTAATCATTCGTGAGGACGACTGTGGAACAGATCGTGGTCTGGAAATCGCAGCAATCAAAGAAGGCAATGAAATCATCGAAGCACTGGAAGAACGTCTGTTGGGTCGTTATACGCGTAAGGCTATTCTAAACCCTGAAACAAAAGACGTGATCATCGGTGCGGATGAATTGATTACAGAAGATATTGCGAAAGAAATCGTTGATGCTGGTGTTGAAAAAGTAACGATTCGTTCCGTATTTACATGTAACACGAAGCATGGTGTATGTAAACACTGTTACGGACGTAACTTGGCAACTGGTTCAGGCGTTGAAGTCGGAGAAGCAGTTGGTACGATTGCCGCTCAGTCTATCGGAGAACCAGGTACACAGCTTACAATGCGTACATTCCATACCGGCGGGGTTGCCGGGGACGATATCACTCAAGGTCTGCCCCGTGTACAGGAAATCTTTGAAGCCCGTAATCCGAAAGGTCAAGCGGTCATCACAGAAGTTACCGGTGAAGTTATCGATATTTCTGAAGATCCTGCAACACGTCAAAAAGAAGTAACGATCAAAGGGAAAACAGATACTCGTACGTATACTGTTCCATATACTGCCCGCATGAAGGTGGCAGAAGGAGATACGATCCACCGTGGTGAGCCGTTGACAGAAGGATCGATCGATCCGAAGCAATTGCTTCAGGTTCGCGATGTTTTATCAGTGGAAAACTACCTGCTGCGTGAAGTACAACGTGTTTACCGTATGCAAGGGGTGGAAATCGGCGATAAGCATATCGAGGTAATGGTTCGCCAAATGCTTCGTAAAGTCCGTGTCATGGACCCAGGTGATACAGAAATCTTGCCGGGAACATTATTGGATATTGCTGAATTTAAAGACCGTAACTACGATACATTGGTAGCCGGTGGCGTTCCTGCGACAAGTCGTCCAGTATTACTTGGTATCACGAAAGCCTCTCTGGAAACGAACAGCTTCTTATCTGCTGCGTCCTTCCAGGAAACAACTCGTGTACTGACAGATGCTGCGATTCGTGGGAAGAAAGATCCTCTGCTTGGTTTGAAAGAAAATGTTATCATCGGTAAGATCATCCCTGCTGGTACAGGTATGGCTCGTTACCGTAACATGGAACCAAAAGAGGTGAAGGTAGCTAGCGAGAATGTGTACAGTATCTCTGATATTGAAGCGCAGATGGCTGCAGAAGATGCATTAAATGAGTTGAATAAATAA
- a CDS encoding zinc ribbon domain-containing protein — protein MEKKQYVCDKCGNTHYVSDQFQATGGNFAKIFDVQNKKFITVSCTRCGFTELYRGQTSDGWNVLDFLIGG, from the coding sequence ATGGAGAAAAAGCAATATGTTTGTGATAAATGTGGAAATACCCACTACGTATCAGATCAATTTCAGGCAACTGGTGGGAACTTTGCAAAGATTTTCGATGTCCAGAACAAGAAATTTATTACCGTGAGCTGCACGCGTTGCGGTTTTACTGAGCTATATAGAGGACAAACCTCAGACGGCTGGAATGTACTGGATTTCCTGATTGGCGGCTAA
- the rpoB gene encoding DNA-directed RNA polymerase subunit beta, producing the protein MAGHVVKYGKHRERRSFARISEVLELPNLIEIQTDSYQWFLDEGLREMFEDILPIEDFQGNLSLEFVDYELKEPKYTVEEARAHDANYSAPLHVTLRLTNRETGEIKSQEVFFGDFPLMTEMGTFIINGAERVIVSQLVRSPGVYFHGKVDKNGKEGFGSTVIPNRGAWLEMETDAKDISYVRIDRTRKIPLSVLVRALGFGSDDTIFEIFGESEGLRNTIEKDLHKNASDSRTEEGLKDIYERLRPGEPKTADSSRNLLTARFFDPKRYDLANVGRYKVNKKLDLKTRLLNLTLAETLIDAETGEILVEKGTVLTHQVMETLGAHIDKGLNSVTYYPSEDAVVTEPMTVQVIKVESPKDPERIVNVIGNGYPDSSVKTVRPADIIASMSYFFNLMEDIGNVDDIDHLGNRRIRSVGELLQNQFRIGLARMERVVRERMSIQDTETLTPQQLINIRPVVASIKEFFGSSQLSQFMDQTNPLGELTHKRRLSALGPGGLTRDRAGYEVRDVHYSHYGRMCPIETPEGPNIGLINSLSSYAKVNKFGFIETPYRRVDRATGQVTSEVDYLTADTEDHYIVAQANSKLNEDGTFAEDVVMARLQSENLEIAIDQVDYMDVSPKQVVAVATACIPFLENDDSNRALMGANMQRQAVPLIQPRSPFVGTGMEYKAAHDSGAALLCKHDGVVEFVDASEVRVRRDNGALDKYMVTKFRRSNSGTSYNQRPIVTLGEKVERGDILADGPSMEEGEMALGQNVLVGFMTWEGYNYEDAIIMSRRLVKDDVYTSIHIEEYESEARDTKLGPEEITREIPNVGEDALKDLDEMGIIRIGAEVKDGDLLVGKVTPKGVTELSAEERLLHAIFGEKAREVRDTSLRVPHGGGGIVHDVKIFTREGGDELSPGVNMLVRVYIVQKRKINEGDKMAGRHGNKGVVSRIMPEEDMPFLPDGTPIDIMLNPLGVPSRMNIGQVLELHLGMAARQLGIHVATPVFDGANDDDVWETVREAGMASDAKTVLYDGRTGEPFDNRISVGVMYMIKLAHMVDDKLHARSIGPYSLVTQQPLGGKAQFGGQRFGEMEVWALEAYGAAYTLQEILTYKSDDVVGRVKTYEAIVKGEPIPKPGVPESFRVLVKELQSLGLDMRVLDIEEQEIELRDMDDDDDDLITVDALTKFAEQQSAKQLEKEAAAAKEAAEAEVVQSIETAEDRQD; encoded by the coding sequence TTGGCTGGACACGTAGTAAAATACGGAAAACATCGCGAACGTAGAAGTTTCGCGCGTATCAGTGAAGTGTTGGAATTACCAAATTTAATCGAGATCCAAACAGACTCTTATCAGTGGTTTTTAGATGAAGGGTTACGCGAAATGTTTGAGGATATTCTGCCAATTGAAGATTTTCAAGGAAACCTGTCCCTGGAATTTGTAGATTATGAATTGAAAGAACCTAAGTATACTGTAGAGGAAGCACGTGCGCATGATGCAAACTATTCAGCGCCTTTACATGTGACATTGCGTTTGACAAACCGTGAAACAGGAGAAATCAAATCTCAGGAAGTATTCTTCGGCGATTTCCCGTTGATGACTGAGATGGGAACATTCATCATCAATGGTGCGGAACGTGTTATCGTTTCTCAGTTGGTGCGTTCCCCAGGCGTGTATTTCCATGGAAAAGTGGATAAAAACGGAAAAGAAGGCTTTGGCTCAACCGTTATTCCTAACCGTGGTGCATGGTTGGAAATGGAAACTGATGCAAAGGATATTTCTTATGTTCGTATCGACCGTACACGTAAGATTCCTTTATCTGTTTTAGTTCGTGCATTAGGTTTTGGTTCAGACGACACGATTTTTGAGATTTTTGGCGAAAGCGAAGGGCTTAGAAATACGATTGAGAAGGACTTGCACAAAAATGCAAGTGATTCCCGTACGGAGGAAGGTCTAAAAGACATTTATGAGCGACTCCGACCTGGCGAACCAAAAACAGCTGACAGCTCTCGTAACTTACTGACGGCTCGCTTCTTTGATCCAAAACGTTATGATCTGGCGAATGTTGGACGTTACAAAGTAAATAAGAAATTAGATTTGAAAACTCGTTTGTTGAATTTGACATTGGCGGAAACGCTGATTGATGCTGAGACTGGCGAAATTTTGGTTGAAAAAGGCACTGTCCTAACACACCAAGTAATGGAAACATTAGGCGCACATATCGACAAAGGTTTGAACAGCGTGACTTACTATCCGAGTGAAGATGCTGTGGTAACAGAGCCGATGACTGTTCAAGTAATCAAGGTGGAATCACCAAAAGATCCTGAACGTATCGTGAATGTGATCGGTAATGGCTATCCTGATTCGAGTGTGAAAACAGTTCGTCCTGCAGATATCATTGCTTCTATGAGCTATTTCTTCAACTTGATGGAAGATATCGGCAATGTAGATGATATCGATCACTTAGGAAACCGTCGTATCCGTTCTGTTGGTGAGCTTCTACAGAATCAGTTCCGTATCGGACTTGCTCGTATGGAGCGTGTGGTTCGTGAAAGAATGTCGATTCAAGATACTGAAACACTGACACCGCAACAGTTGATCAATATTCGTCCTGTTGTAGCAAGTATCAAAGAATTCTTTGGTTCTTCTCAGTTGTCACAGTTCATGGACCAAACCAACCCATTGGGTGAGTTGACGCACAAACGTCGTCTATCTGCCTTGGGACCTGGTGGGTTGACACGTGACCGTGCCGGATATGAAGTTCGAGACGTTCACTATTCCCACTATGGCCGTATGTGTCCGATCGAAACACCTGAAGGTCCAAATATTGGACTGATCAATAGCTTATCAAGCTATGCGAAAGTCAATAAATTTGGGTTTATCGAAACACCGTATCGTCGTGTGGATCGCGCTACTGGTCAAGTAACCAGTGAAGTGGATTACCTGACAGCAGACACGGAAGACCATTACATCGTAGCTCAGGCGAATTCTAAGCTGAACGAAGATGGCACATTTGCGGAAGATGTCGTAATGGCACGTCTGCAAAGTGAAAACTTGGAAATTGCGATCGACCAAGTCGATTACATGGATGTATCACCAAAACAGGTAGTTGCTGTAGCGACAGCTTGTATCCCGTTCTTGGAAAATGATGACTCCAACCGTGCCTTGATGGGTGCGAACATGCAGCGTCAGGCTGTTCCTTTGATTCAACCTCGTTCTCCATTTGTCGGAACTGGGATGGAATACAAAGCAGCGCATGACTCAGGTGCTGCCCTGTTATGTAAACATGATGGTGTTGTAGAATTTGTTGATGCTTCTGAAGTCCGTGTCCGTCGTGACAATGGCGCTTTGGATAAATATATGGTAACAAAATTCCGTCGTTCCAATTCAGGAACAAGTTATAACCAACGTCCAATCGTGACACTTGGCGAAAAAGTCGAGCGCGGGGACATTCTGGCTGACGGACCATCTATGGAAGAAGGGGAAATGGCTTTAGGACAAAACGTTCTGGTCGGCTTCATGACATGGGAAGGGTATAACTATGAGGATGCGATCATCATGAGTCGTCGTCTGGTGAAGGATGACGTATATACATCTATCCATATTGAAGAATATGAATCAGAAGCTCGTGATACAAAATTAGGTCCTGAAGAAATTACTCGTGAGATTCCAAACGTTGGTGAAGATGCTCTGAAAGATCTTGACGAAATGGGAATCATTCGTATTGGTGCGGAAGTAAAAGATGGCGATTTACTAGTAGGTAAAGTGACACCTAAGGGAGTTACAGAACTATCTGCAGAAGAACGCCTGTTGCATGCGATCTTTGGTGAGAAAGCACGTGAAGTTCGTGATACATCACTACGTGTCCCTCACGGTGGTGGCGGTATCGTTCACGACGTGAAAATTTTCACTCGTGAAGGCGGCGATGAGCTGTCTCCTGGTGTGAACATGCTGGTTCGTGTCTATATTGTTCAAAAACGTAAGATCAACGAAGGGGACAAAATGGCCGGACGTCACGGAAACAAAGGGGTTGTTTCCCGCATCATGCCGGAAGAAGATATGCCATTTTTACCTGACGGAACACCGATCGATATCATGTTGAATCCACTAGGGGTACCATCACGGATGAATATCGGACAGGTATTGGAGCTGCACTTAGGTATGGCTGCCCGTCAATTAGGTATTCATGTTGCGACTCCTGTATTTGATGGAGCAAATGATGATGATGTATGGGAAACTGTTCGTGAAGCTGGTATGGCTAGCGATGCGAAGACCGTTCTTTACGACGGACGTACAGGAGAACCATTTGATAACCGAATTTCTGTCGGTGTGATGTACATGATCAAACTTGCCCACATGGTTGATGATAAACTGCATGCTCGTTCAATCGGACCTTACTCACTGGTTACACAACAACCATTGGGTGGTAAAGCACAGTTCGGTGGACAGCGTTTTGGTGAGATGGAAGTATGGGCACTGGAAGCTTACGGTGCTGCTTATACGCTTCAAGAAATCTTAACTTATAAATCAGATGACGTTGTCGGACGTGTGAAAACATATGAAGCTATCGTTAAAGGTGAGCCAATTCCAAAACCAGGCGTACCGGAATCATTCCGCGTATTGGTGAAAGAGTTGCAGTCACTTGGTCTGGATATGCGTGTCCTTGATATCGAGGAACAAGAAATTGAATTGCGTGACATGGATGATGACGACGATGATTTGATCACTGTCGATGCATTAACGAAGTTTGCTGAACAGCAGTCCGCAAAACAATTAGAAAAAGAAGCGGCAGCAGCGAAAGAAGCAGCTGAAGCAGAAGTTGTTCAAAGTATAGAAACTGCCGAAGACCGTCAAGACTAA